The following DNA comes from Thunnus thynnus chromosome 3, fThuThy2.1, whole genome shotgun sequence.
TCTTCCAGTGCAGGCATATTGGAGAGGCTGTGTTTTAACAGAAATGGGGTATTGTGTAACTCTGGAATGAAATTTCTGATGCACAAAGTTATTTTTGATTGCACAGTTGATGTTGGACGTGCCACAGAATTCATGGTATATTAGGGCAGAATATTGTTACActgaattaaatgtttgtttgaaaagcACTTTAAGAGCACTTCTAGCCTGagatgttgttttctttaaagtACTTAATACTGAAATGTCTAAATGAAGATGCCATGAATCACGTTCTTTTAAAAAACCGATCAAAACTAGAACAAAACTACCGCCTCACGGTTGTATGCCTCCACCAACCAGCCAAGTTGCAGTTAACATCCatgtccagactcataatatttgtagagaagactttgaaggaatttcaTAAAAGGTACTaagtttgacctttgaccaccaaattctaatcagttcatcctgcCCGTTTGTGCCAGATGTAATAAAATTTGCTCCAGGCATTCCTGAAAGATCGCATTCACAAGAGAATGGAACGGACATGAGATCACAATGACCTTGACCTGttaccaccaaaatctaatcagttcatccttgagttcaccagctagtcactaactttgtatGTCTGCtttgtgctgggcaggtagcttTTGATGTaaacagctgctggaaacagtgCTGATGAGAGTGGTgtaaatgaaccaaaacagtaacaCTGCAAcccataaaactgaaacaaagagtaaaaagacactgaaacaatCCGTAGAGCTGAATAAAACTGCAGTCTGGAGATAATAATCTGTGAGTTTGTCACTATTAACGACTCCTTTCAAATTACACAAAGTATCTTGATCtgttattaatataaaaatattgattatagcaacTTTAAAGACATGATTTGTTTGACAATTAGCATATACTATAACATTTTTGACATTACCTACTGTTGTATTAAACCCAGTGTGAACATGAACAGAACACAGTAAAGCAGTGGatgatttttcatatttgtgtcATGTGACTGTACGTttctcattcacaaacacacaagtcatCTGTATTAATggaatatgttttaattataatCTATCATTAAATATTACATACAAATTATACAGTGCATTGTCACAATACATTTCAATTCAGTACAGCAGGAAGTTACTTCGTTGTTTACTTGGGTCCACATCGCGAGTCAGAATAAGTAACAGAAATCGATCAATCAAGATGGCCGACACAAACAGGAGCTTGTGGACTAGGACAGCCACCATAACCCTGCTCTACCTGCTCGCAGATGGGATAATTTTGTCTTCTTCGCCAGATTTAAACCATcagtgagagaagaaaaattaGACAAGCCAGTTGTACTTAGCTTAACAGACAATGTGTTTCTTTAACAAAAAGTTTCTCTGCTCTCCAACATCACTCCAGATGACTTGCAGATCCTATTCTAAACAGTTAGGAGGAGCAACGAGTGACTGTGAAACCAGCTCACGTGGCTTGTGTTCATTGTGTAGTGAGACATACACACCACCACTGAACGTCCAGTTTCTAAATCTTCAGACTTAACCACAATGAACACTTCTCcttatttgttaaaaaaataaaaagctgatcATCACTAGTGGCACCACTGCTTTCACCAACCCCGAGCTTTTAACGGCGTGGGAGGGAATATGCAGGTGAATATTAAAAGGCAGAGaggtaatgaaaaaaaaaaaaaaaaaaacgacatgGAATGCAACACCTCCCATCCAAAAACCTAGCATGAGAGGCTTTTGACTAGCGTGCATATGTGAGTGAGCATATGTGCACCCAGGAGACCAACAGAAAAGTCTGACATCTCACTGAAATCTCTCTCTCGCAACAAGGTACAGAATCTTTTATCATTTAGGCGTAAATTCTTGACGTCCAACACAAGGCACAGAGGCAAACGGGGAAGATATGTTGTGAAATTCTTCCTCTTTTGGCCTCATCTCTCCACCCACTCACTCAGTCTTTGTAACCAAAGTATCCgtaaggagaggagaggaggggaggatgaTTATTTCAAATTCCATTTTGTCCTCTCTTCCATCCGCACATGGACACGCTGGCTTCCTGCTGTTCGTCCTCCTCTTTGCTGCTCTTTTCCTACCACCAGGTGAAGAAGGGTCTTCTGCTCTGGAAACTCTGTGTGTAGGACTCACTGTTGGCTCTCTGAGGCGCTCTAGCTGTTTCCACGATTACTGGGGGCATCTGGACCAACTGGAGGGGTGTTTTGCCATCCTTCAGGGCTTGGCACAAGTTCAGGAtcttaaaatagaaaaaagggcaagatttgtttttaaattacgTTCAATGTATGCTTCCATACAAAGACTTTCATCTGAGAAGTAACAGTTTTATTGGTAGACACCATTTCTTTCAGAAGTATGACTTCCCCTATTTGGTTTTGGTGGACTGGTGTATCTGTATGTTATCTAAATACAATAAAAGCCTTCAGTTTTGCTCACCTGCCCCCTCATTACAGCCACTTGTTTGTGAAACTGTCCTCTGTCGAAACCAGGGTCTTTCTATGGGACACAAAACGCGATACATATATGTTTTACATAATGTTTACAGCCACAGAACTGAGTTATCCTCAATCAATCAGAGTCACTCCATACCTTGAATAGTTCATAGAGATCCTCTTCAAGGTCTTTGATGAAATTTGGATCAGAGAGTTTGGGCAGGACCAGCTCTCTGATTTCCTGGGAGAAAGGAACTTTGGCCTGGGAGAGCCACGCCCAGTAGAACGGGTCTGGTGATTGGACAATGAAAAGGCGTCTTAATGAATATTCATTAGTTGTAACGAGCTGGAGAGTTAATAGGGTGATGGAATAAGTGATCTATAGTGACAAGGTTAAAGAGTTAGTAAGAACTAGAACAGTTAGTAttagaactgcaacaattagttgattaatcgattagatgatcaacataacatttttcagcaactattttgattattgattaatcgtttttgaataattttttgagaaaaaatgcCAGAATTCTCCGGTTCCACtttcttaaatgttaatattttgtggtttctttagtcttctttgacagtaaactaaatatctttgggttgaggactgttggtcaggacaaaacaagaattttaggttgcatcttgggctttgggaaacggtgatcaacattttctgccattttatagGACAATCGATCGATTGAggaaataatcaacatattaatCCATTTTTAGAGAAACTTTGATGATGGATATATAGACAGGTAAACAGAGATGgataaagatataaaatacaTGACAGCTGTAACAAAAATACTATAACAACTTTCTCTCATAAGTGTTGAAAAAGGATTAACAGATTCTCTAACAGCAAGGTTTAGAGCCATAATTGGTTAAAACAAAGTCGATATAGGTGCTCACAGGCTCTCCAGGAGTCTGGGTGTTTGAGGGGGAAGGCGAGGCCGTTGTCTATGGCTGCCAGCTTGATGATAGGATCTTTTACTACCACCCAGTCTGTGTCCTGCAGAAAGGGAGTGAAGGCACATACAGgaattaaacataaacatattccGCCATTAGGATCAACACTTAAAAAGTTTATGTAAAGattcaggctgtgtgtgtgtgagtgtgtgtgtgtcgcatTCTCACCCTGTTCCCGACAGGGTCCATGGGGCAATCATACTTCAGCAGCCAGTTGTCATTTCCCCTATCTAGAAGATCAGAAAAATCATTCAAATTCAACACAGAGTGCTTTGTTGAGAACACTGCCTGAAATGATGACCCAGCCCTGATGACTACATGCCTGTGTTCCTGATGATGTAATCGAGGACTACGAGCCGCTCAAACTGCAGCTGAAGCTGACGGTTAGTGTTCTCAGGCAGAGGCTCCGCTTCGAACCTCCGCAGCCAGAAATCTGCATCCTTGTACCCATCAACAAAGAGCTGGAAGGAACCGACCTGGTGGAGTAGCAACAGATCCCTCAGCGCTCTGGATTTTTGGTTCATTTCATTATATTGTATTGCCATCGAGCAAAGTGCACTGAAATGATTTAAACTAATTTCTTGTTCTCCTGGATACAAAATAAATGGGTCATTTGTTGCTTAACGGTGTTATTTCTTGTATTCATGTGGATGACTTGACAAACAGACGTTGTGAAAGCTAAAATGACGTTAATGCCagagtcaaatttaaatattaaatcgTGTCATGTCATTTCAAGTTCTCGTCCACTTAGaaggtgtttttcttcttgtttcttcagttggatgtttgagcttcactgtgcagaatgatgtttgtgcagagtttgacactggaagcTATTTtgacattcatctgctgaaggtggaaagtgtctctgtgctcagcgaaaatctgagtttaagaagTGCGCCTACAAGCGTGATTTGTGATATGACAACTACTTCggagccagtcgtggtccaatattcaactttcacaagtgtgatgttgaaacttgaagcctccagttcacaaacactgagaatgaactttacagtgaagtaggagacatcttgtatccagcagtttaaatttggaaatgaacaatatttgcatattcatagtttctggatttttcaataagggagaaggaggagatgccaTTTTTAGGATTTATAAAAAGTAATACCTTTCTTTGGGTGGCTGAATGTTATTCTGGGTAAAGAAGGTAATTACCAAATGAGGTTAGAGTGGACAGCTCATTGAACATCAATCAACTGATAACATCCAACACTTCTAAAAGTGAATATATCCTTTGACAATCACTGTTTGGTAAGCAGTGAACACAAATCATTCACTGAATTACATCACTGGTGTAATAAGAATTCATCAGCTTACCTTGGGTGGTAGTCCAATCCTGTGGAAGCGTTGGCCCACTTTAGGCACCTTCTCCAGGGCTAGCCTTTTTCCTCGAGACTTGACCCTGTCTATGGCACTGTAGTTGAACGTTTCACTAGCTAGGTACACTACCTGTGGAGTGGAGAAGATTGATCAAGAGAGGTAACGTTTCTCAAATGGTTTGTTGCTTTGTATAATGCAGatgcgtgtgcatgtgtaccTTGGTCCTAGGAACAATGTTGAGCTCCAGTTTCTGATCAACCAGACTGGCCCCAGCCTCGGAGAGGTAACCCTGGTTCAGGACCAAACAGTCACGACCAAAACAGCAGGGACAACACAGTTTCTGGAGCCACTTAGTCCACTTTGGGTTCAGCTGGCCATAGGGCTCTTCATTCTTAGGTTTGAACACTCCGATGATCTTCTGTAGAGGGAGACAAAGAAAGGAGAATGAGGATGAAAGGCggagacagaaagtcaaagcaaaacaagatttggttgttttcgaggtaaataaatgttttaatttaagatttttttcctttgcaaTCTGTTTAAAATATAACTGAAATATAATGAGCAAACTGATGGACAGTGGAGAAGAGGATTATTTGAAAATATGCCTTTTTGTGTCAGTGAAAACCTGTCACTATCCACTAGGAGCTGAGGCCAATGTGCTCTGTAAAATCTGAAACTACAAGCTTTCTATAGACGCCTTTCAAGCATATATGTTTCATAAGCAAAAGATAGATTTTTGGGTGCGGTGTTACTTTTAAGTTGTTTATAGAAATCACATGTTGCACtagtatgacacacacacacacacacttacacacatacaccgaTTACAACATGAAACTTGGTCATAGAAGAGAATTATATCCTCAGAGAGCTAGCACATGACTACTAAGCACACTGGTGACTAAGTAAAGAAACTGGAGAGGTGGGGGGATGGCGACGGGAGCAGGGTCATTGGATAAAAACCTCACACACTCAGCCTAGAATACTTATGTCTGTGCTGTAACAGTGAAGAAAAAGGCACATAAAAGTACCAAGACTATCCTATCTTGAACTGAAAATACAACAAGTGTAATTTATGAGGATCCATCTACACAAACCACAGACACGCTTCCTTTTTCAACATGTCCCATAAATAGGAGCGTAATAAGAGGACAATGAGTTGCTCAATATTTTTATTGGTCGGCTCCAGTAGTGCTGATTGAATTTTACTGTTGAGAAACAGGCGTCATTAGAAAGAGTCAAGGCGACAAATGTAAGGAAACAATATAATAATTCATATGGTGATTCTCTGATTTGTCTcgaatgtgaagcactttgcaAAAGACTCGAAGACAGTGGTTACAACTGCTGTGACAAATCAGCAATGTGTGCTCAACCTCTTCAATTTGATTAGATCCTTAGGACTTTGATCTTTACCCGGAAATGCGATACAGAGAAAGGAGAAGACATAGAAGGAGCAATA
Coding sequences within:
- the pi4k2a gene encoding phosphatidylinositol 4-kinase type 2-alpha, whose protein sequence is MDETSPLVSPLRDSGDFSYCPTEPTSPRGAFGGTPGSVVRIPAGSPGRSRERQPLLDRDRGSSPREPHRNEFPEDPEFREIIRKAERAIEEGIYPERIYQGSSGSYFVKDSQGKIIGVFKPKNEEPYGQLNPKWTKWLQKLCCPCCFGRDCLVLNQGYLSEAGASLVDQKLELNIVPRTKVVYLASETFNYSAIDRVKSRGKRLALEKVPKVGQRFHRIGLPPKVGSFQLFVDGYKDADFWLRRFEAEPLPENTNRQLQLQFERLVVLDYIIRNTDRGNDNWLLKYDCPMDPVGNRDTDWVVVKDPIIKLAAIDNGLAFPLKHPDSWRAYPFYWAWLSQAKVPFSQEIRELVLPKLSDPNFIKDLEEDLYELFKKDPGFDRGQFHKQVAVMRGQILNLCQALKDGKTPLQLVQMPPVIVETARAPQRANSESYTQSFQSRRPFFTWW